The Geobacillus stearothermophilus ATCC 12980 genome contains a region encoding:
- the secE gene encoding preprotein translocase subunit SecE codes for MQRVINFFKEVVRELKKVSWPSRKELVNYTGIVLATVAFFTIFFAVVDLGISQLIRLVFE; via the coding sequence ATGCAGCGAGTAATCAACTTTTTCAAAGAAGTCGTGCGGGAGTTGAAAAAAGTGAGCTGGCCGAGCCGGAAAGAACTAGTGAACTATACGGGAATCGTATTGGCTACGGTGGCGTTTTTCACCATCTTTTTCGCCGTTGTCGACCTCGGCATTTCGCAGTTGATTCGCCTTGTATTTGAATAA
- a CDS encoding class I SAM-dependent methyltransferase, whose amino-acid sequence MSEHYYSVNPTSERNPQTWTFTLRGHEFRFTTDSGVFSKREVDFGTRLLIETFEEPGVAGDLLDVGCGYGPIGLALAKSFPNRRVHMIDVNERALELAQENKQANGIDNAVIYKSDLFSEVGEQRFAAVVTNPPIRAGKRVVYAIFEQSRDHLLDGGELWVVIQKKQGAPSALEKLKELFPFVEVASKKKGYYIIKAKKC is encoded by the coding sequence ATGAGCGAGCATTATTACTCAGTCAATCCGACGTCGGAGCGAAACCCGCAAACGTGGACGTTTACGCTCCGGGGGCATGAATTTCGCTTTACAACCGACAGCGGAGTGTTTTCAAAGCGCGAAGTCGACTTTGGCACACGCCTGTTAATTGAAACGTTCGAGGAGCCGGGAGTGGCTGGGGATTTGTTGGATGTCGGCTGCGGATATGGGCCGATCGGGCTTGCCTTGGCCAAATCGTTTCCAAACCGGCGCGTTCACATGATTGATGTCAACGAGCGGGCGCTCGAACTGGCGCAGGAAAACAAGCAGGCAAACGGGATTGACAATGCGGTGATTTACAAAAGCGATCTTTTTTCGGAAGTCGGAGAACAGCGATTTGCAGCGGTCGTCACCAATCCGCCGATCCGGGCTGGCAAACGGGTCGTTTACGCGATTTTTGAACAAAGCCGGGACCACTTGCTTGACGGCGGGGAGCTATGGGTCGTCATTCAAAAAAAACAAGGGGCGCCATCAGCGCTTGAAAAGCTGAAAGAACTGTTTCCGTTTGTTGAGGTGGCTTCCAAGAAAAAAGGATATTATATCATAAAGGCAAAAAAATGTTGA
- the rplL gene encoding 50S ribosomal protein L7/L12 translates to MTKEQIIEAVKNMTVLELNELVKAIEEEFGVTAAAPVVVAGGAAAGAEAAAEKTEFDVILADAGAQKIKVIKVVREITGLGLKEAKDLVDNTPKPIKEGIAKEEAEEIKAKLEEAGAKVEIK, encoded by the coding sequence ATGACGAAAGAACAAATCATTGAAGCAGTGAAAAATATGACCGTATTGGAATTAAACGAATTGGTGAAAGCGATCGAGGAAGAATTCGGCGTAACAGCTGCGGCTCCGGTTGTTGTCGCGGGCGGCGCAGCAGCCGGCGCTGAAGCAGCGGCAGAAAAAACGGAATTCGACGTCATTCTTGCCGACGCCGGCGCGCAAAAAATCAAAGTCATCAAAGTCGTTCGCGAAATCACTGGCCTCGGCCTGAAAGAAGCGAAAGACTTGGTCGACAACACCCCGAAGCCGATCAAAGAAGGCATTGCGAAAGAAGAAGCAGAAGAAATCAAAGCAAAACTCGAAGAAGCTGGCGCGAAAGTCGAAATCAAGTAA
- the rplJ gene encoding 50S ribosomal protein L10 translates to MSSAIELKKQVVAEIADKFRASKATVIVDYRGLNVAEMTELRKQLREAGVEFKVYKNTLTRRALAEVGLEGLDEVFTGPNAIAFSNEDVVAPAKILSEFAKTHEALEIKGGVIEGNIASKEEIDALAKLPSREGLLSMLLSVLQAPIRNFALAIKAVADKQEEQGA, encoded by the coding sequence GTGTCGAGCGCGATTGAACTGAAAAAACAAGTGGTTGCCGAGATTGCGGACAAATTCCGCGCCAGCAAGGCAACCGTCATCGTCGATTACCGCGGCCTGAACGTGGCGGAAATGACCGAGTTGCGCAAACAGCTGCGCGAGGCAGGCGTCGAGTTTAAAGTGTACAAAAACACCTTGACCCGTCGGGCGCTCGCGGAAGTCGGCCTGGAAGGACTGGATGAAGTGTTCACCGGTCCAAATGCCATCGCCTTCAGCAATGAAGATGTCGTGGCGCCGGCAAAAATTTTAAGCGAGTTTGCGAAAACGCATGAAGCATTGGAAATCAAAGGCGGCGTCATCGAAGGGAACATCGCCAGCAAAGAAGAAATCGATGCGTTGGCGAAACTCCCGTCCCGCGAAGGGTTGCTTTCGATGTTGCTTAGCGTTCTTCAAGCCCCGATCCGCAACTTTGCGCTTGCGATTAAAGCGGTGGCTGACAAGCAAGAGGAACAAGGCGCGTAA
- a CDS encoding NYN domain-containing protein, whose protein sequence is MNVLIVDGYNIIGAWPALRRLKEEGDLAAARDLLIDKLADYKGFTGDHVVVVFDAHLVQGNEKKYKNYDIDVIFTKENETADERIERLAKTLINARTKVYVATSDYTEQWTVFGQGALRKSARELLHEIEEVERDISKKLQSMKQHTPTLKVPLNDRVAEIFEKWRRGQK, encoded by the coding sequence ATGAACGTTTTAATTGTCGACGGTTACAACATCATCGGGGCATGGCCGGCGCTGCGCCGGCTGAAAGAGGAAGGCGATCTGGCAGCGGCAAGGGATTTGTTGATTGACAAACTGGCCGATTACAAAGGGTTCACCGGGGATCACGTCGTGGTCGTGTTTGACGCCCATCTCGTGCAGGGAAACGAGAAAAAGTATAAAAACTACGATATCGATGTCATTTTTACAAAGGAAAATGAGACAGCGGACGAACGGATTGAGCGGTTGGCGAAAACGCTCATCAACGCGCGCACCAAAGTGTATGTCGCGACATCGGATTATACGGAACAATGGACGGTGTTCGGTCAAGGCGCCTTGCGCAAATCGGCGCGCGAACTTCTGCACGAAATCGAAGAGGTGGAGCGGGATATTTCAAAAAAGTTGCAGTCAATGAAGCAGCATACACCGACCTTGAAAGTGCCGCTCAATGACAGAGTTGCCGAAATTTTTGAAAAATGGCGGAGAGGGCAAAAATGA
- the nusG gene encoding transcription termination/antitermination protein NusG, whose amino-acid sequence MEKNWYVVHTYSGYENKVKANLEKRVESMGMQDKIFRVVVPEETETDIKNGKRKTTKKKVFPGYVLVEMIMTDDSWYVVRNTPGVTGFVGSSGAGSKPTPLMEEEVKMILKRMGMPLTEIDVDYEVNETVRIKEGPFANFTGKIEVVDLDKHKVKLLVDMFGRETRVELEFSQIEKI is encoded by the coding sequence ATGGAGAAAAACTGGTATGTCGTCCATACATATTCGGGATACGAAAATAAGGTGAAAGCCAATTTGGAGAAACGCGTTGAATCAATGGGAATGCAAGACAAGATTTTCCGTGTTGTCGTCCCGGAAGAAACGGAAACGGACATCAAAAACGGCAAACGGAAAACGACGAAAAAGAAAGTGTTCCCCGGTTATGTGCTTGTCGAAATGATCATGACCGACGATTCGTGGTACGTCGTGCGCAACACGCCGGGCGTGACCGGATTTGTCGGTTCGAGCGGGGCTGGTTCGAAACCGACGCCGCTCATGGAGGAAGAAGTCAAAATGATTTTGAAGCGGATGGGCATGCCGCTTACTGAGATTGATGTCGACTACGAGGTGAATGAAACGGTCCGGATTAAAGAAGGGCCGTTTGCCAACTTCACTGGAAAAATTGAGGTGGTTGACCTCGACAAACATAAGGTGAAGCTGCTTGTCGATATGTTTGGCCGCGAAACACGGGTGGAATTGGAGTTTTCGCAAATAGAAAAAATCTAA
- the rplA gene encoding 50S ribosomal protein L1: MPKRGKKYLEALKLVDRSKAYPIAEAIELVKKTNVAKFDATVEVAFRLGVDPKKADQQIRGAVVLPHGTGKVARVLVFAKGEKAKEAEAAGADYVGDTEYINKIQQGWFDFDVVVATPDMMGEVGKLGRILGPKGLMPNPKTGTVTFDVAKAVQEIKAGKVEYRVDKAGNIHVPIGKVSFDNEKLAENFAAVYEAILKAKPAAAKGTYVKNVTITSTMGPGIKVDPTTVAVAQ, encoded by the coding sequence ATGCCGAAAAGAGGAAAGAAATACTTAGAAGCATTGAAACTCGTCGACCGCTCCAAAGCATACCCGATTGCTGAAGCAATCGAGCTCGTGAAAAAAACGAACGTCGCGAAATTTGATGCGACGGTGGAAGTTGCGTTCCGGTTGGGCGTTGACCCGAAAAAAGCGGACCAACAAATTCGCGGCGCTGTCGTCCTGCCGCACGGCACGGGGAAAGTAGCGCGCGTGTTAGTGTTCGCAAAAGGGGAAAAAGCGAAAGAAGCAGAAGCAGCTGGCGCTGACTATGTCGGCGATACAGAATACATCAATAAAATCCAGCAAGGCTGGTTTGACTTTGACGTCGTTGTTGCCACGCCGGATATGATGGGCGAGGTCGGGAAACTCGGTCGTATTTTGGGTCCGAAAGGGTTAATGCCAAACCCGAAAACCGGCACGGTCACGTTTGACGTTGCGAAAGCTGTGCAGGAGATCAAAGCTGGTAAAGTGGAATACCGCGTTGATAAAGCCGGCAACATTCATGTGCCGATCGGCAAAGTATCGTTCGACAACGAGAAACTGGCCGAAAACTTCGCCGCCGTCTACGAGGCGATTTTGAAAGCCAAACCGGCGGCAGCGAAAGGGACATACGTCAAAAACGTGACGATTACGTCAACGATGGGTCCTGGCATTAAAGTGGACCCGACGACGGTGGCTGTTGCACAGTAA
- the rplK gene encoding 50S ribosomal protein L11 yields MAKKVIKIVKLQIPAGKANPAPPVGPALGQAGVNIMAFCKEFNARTADQAGLIIPVEITVFEDRSFTFITKTPPAAVLLKKAAGIESGSGEPNRNKVATIKRDKVREIAELKMPDLNAASIEAAMRMIEGTARSMGIVIED; encoded by the coding sequence GTGGCGAAAAAAGTAATCAAGATCGTCAAACTGCAAATTCCTGCAGGGAAAGCAAATCCGGCGCCGCCAGTAGGTCCTGCGTTAGGTCAAGCCGGTGTTAATATTATGGCGTTTTGCAAAGAGTTTAATGCCCGTACCGCTGACCAGGCAGGCTTGATCATTCCGGTTGAAATTACGGTTTTTGAAGACCGTTCGTTTACATTCATCACGAAAACGCCGCCGGCCGCTGTACTGTTGAAAAAAGCGGCGGGCATCGAATCGGGCTCCGGCGAACCGAACCGCAACAAAGTAGCGACGATCAAACGTGACAAAGTGCGCGAGATTGCTGAATTGAAAATGCCGGATTTGAATGCAGCGAGCATTGAAGCAGCCATGCGTATGATTGAAGGCACGGCTCGCAGCATGGGCATTGTGATTGAAGACTAA
- the cysS gene encoding cysteine--tRNA ligase, with translation MSSIRLYNTLTRKKEPFEPLEPNKVKMYVCGPTVYNYIHIGNARAAIVFDTIRRYLEFRGYDVTYVSNFTDVDDKLIKAARELGESVPAIAERFIEAYFEDIQALGCKKADIHPRVTENIGTIIEFIQALIDKGYAYEVDGDVYYRTRKFPGYGKLSHQSIDELQAGARIEVGEKKDDPLDFALWKAAKEGEICWDSPWGKGRPGWHIECSAMARKYLGDTIDIHAGGQDLTFPHHENEIAQSEALTGKPFAKYWLHNGYLNINNEKMSKSLGNFVLVHDIIRQIDPQVLRFFMLSVHYRHPINYSEELLESARRGLERLRTAYGNLQHRLGASTNLTDDDDKWLSRIAAVRESFIREMDDDFNTANGIAVLFELAKQANLYLQEKTTSETVIGAFLREFEQLMDVLGLDPKPKQEELLDEEIEALIQQRNEARKNRDFALADRIRDELKAKNIILEDTPQGTRWKRGS, from the coding sequence ATGAGCAGCATCCGGCTTTATAATACGTTGACGCGAAAAAAGGAACCGTTTGAGCCGCTTGAGCCCAACAAGGTCAAAATGTATGTATGCGGTCCTACCGTTTACAACTATATCCATATCGGGAACGCCCGGGCCGCCATCGTCTTTGACACGATCCGCCGCTATTTGGAGTTCCGCGGCTACGACGTGACGTACGTATCCAATTTTACCGATGTCGACGACAAACTGATTAAGGCGGCCCGCGAGCTTGGCGAAAGCGTTCCGGCGATTGCCGAGCGGTTTATCGAGGCGTATTTTGAAGACATTCAGGCGCTTGGCTGCAAAAAGGCGGACATCCACCCGCGCGTGACAGAAAATATCGGGACGATTATCGAATTCATCCAAGCGCTCATCGACAAGGGGTATGCGTACGAGGTGGATGGCGACGTCTACTACCGGACGCGCAAGTTTCCCGGTTACGGCAAGCTGTCGCACCAATCGATCGATGAATTGCAGGCTGGAGCGCGCATCGAAGTCGGCGAGAAAAAAGACGACCCGCTCGATTTCGCCCTTTGGAAAGCGGCGAAAGAAGGAGAGATTTGTTGGGACAGTCCATGGGGGAAAGGGCGGCCGGGTTGGCATATCGAATGCTCGGCGATGGCGCGCAAATATTTAGGCGATACGATCGATATCCACGCCGGCGGCCAAGATTTGACGTTCCCGCACCATGAAAACGAAATCGCCCAGTCAGAGGCTTTGACCGGCAAACCGTTTGCGAAATATTGGCTGCACAACGGGTATTTAAATATTAACAACGAAAAAATGTCGAAGTCGCTTGGCAACTTCGTGCTCGTCCACGATATCATCCGGCAGATTGACCCGCAAGTGCTGCGCTTCTTTATGTTGTCGGTGCACTATCGCCATCCGATCAACTACAGCGAAGAGCTGCTCGAGAGCGCCCGGCGCGGGCTCGAACGCTTAAGGACGGCATATGGCAACTTGCAGCACCGGCTCGGAGCGAGCACGAATTTAACCGACGACGATGACAAATGGCTGTCGCGCATCGCTGCGGTCCGCGAATCGTTCATCCGCGAAATGGACGACGATTTCAACACGGCGAACGGCATTGCGGTTCTATTTGAGCTGGCGAAACAAGCGAACTTGTATTTGCAGGAAAAGACGACATCGGAAACCGTTATTGGCGCCTTTTTGCGTGAATTTGAACAGTTGATGGACGTGCTTGGCCTCGATCCAAAGCCAAAGCAAGAAGAGCTGCTTGATGAGGAAATCGAGGCGCTGATCCAACAGCGCAACGAAGCGCGGAAAAACCGCGATTTCGCGCTGGCTGACCGCATTCGCGACGAGTTGAAGGCCAAAAACATTATTTTGGAAGATACGCCTCAAGGGACAAGATGGAAACGGGGATCATAA
- the sigH gene encoding RNA polymerase sporulation sigma factor SigH produces the protein MLAIDAVGGISVGECLKVDKPKDYKHLEDEQLVTLVHEGDGEALDFLIHKYQNFVRAKARSYFLVGADREDIVQEGMIGLYKAVRDFKGDKLSSFKAFAELCITRQMITAIKTATRQKHIPLNSYVSLDKPIYDDESDRTLMDVLSGTQVTDPEELIVNREEVDDIELKMAELLSDLERKVLALYLDGRSYQEISEELNRHVKSIDNALQRVKRKLEKYLEYREISL, from the coding sequence ATGTTAGCGATTGATGCGGTCGGGGGGATCAGCGTGGGGGAATGCTTAAAAGTAGACAAGCCAAAGGATTATAAACATTTAGAGGATGAACAGCTTGTTACACTTGTTCACGAAGGGGATGGAGAAGCGCTTGATTTTTTGATCCACAAATACCAAAACTTTGTGCGCGCCAAAGCCCGCTCATACTTTTTAGTCGGGGCTGACCGCGAGGACATTGTGCAGGAAGGGATGATCGGGCTGTACAAGGCAGTCCGCGATTTTAAGGGGGACAAGCTCTCTTCATTTAAAGCGTTTGCAGAACTATGCATCACGAGGCAAATGATTACCGCGATTAAAACCGCGACCCGCCAAAAGCACATTCCGCTCAACTCTTACGTTTCCTTGGACAAGCCGATTTACGACGACGAGTCGGACCGGACGCTGATGGACGTGTTGTCCGGCACGCAGGTGACCGACCCGGAAGAGCTGATTGTCAACCGCGAGGAAGTTGACGATATTGAGCTGAAAATGGCGGAATTGCTCAGCGATTTGGAGCGGAAAGTGCTCGCGTTGTATTTGGACGGGCGCTCGTACCAAGAAATTTCCGAAGAGTTAAACCGCCATGTCAAATCGATCGACAACGCCTTGCAGCGCGTCAAACGGAAGTTGGAGAAATATTTGGAATATCGGGAAATCAGTTTGTAG
- the rlmB gene encoding 23S rRNA (guanosine(2251)-2'-O)-methyltransferase RlmB, producing MDYIIGRNPVIEALKSGRDINKIWIAEGAQRHAVEPVLEWAKRRGVLVQYVPKRKLDQMVDGVHQGVIAQAAAYRYYEVDDLFARAARREEAPFFLILDEIEDPHNLGAIMRTADAVGAHGLIIPKRRSVGLTPTVAKASTGAIEHVPVARVTNLARTIDELKERGVWVAGTDADAKDDYRFLDGTMPLALVIGSEGKGISRLVREKCDFLFRLPMRGHVTSLNASVAASLLMYEVYRKRYPLGE from the coding sequence ATGGATTACATTATCGGCAGAAACCCGGTCATCGAGGCGCTCAAATCCGGGCGCGACATCAATAAAATCTGGATCGCGGAAGGAGCGCAGCGCCACGCCGTCGAGCCTGTCCTCGAATGGGCGAAGCGGCGGGGCGTGCTCGTCCAATATGTTCCGAAGCGCAAGCTTGACCAAATGGTTGACGGGGTGCACCAAGGGGTGATCGCCCAGGCGGCCGCATACCGCTATTACGAGGTCGACGATTTGTTTGCCCGCGCCGCCCGACGGGAAGAAGCGCCGTTTTTCCTCATTTTGGACGAAATCGAAGACCCGCATAACTTGGGCGCCATTATGCGCACCGCAGATGCGGTCGGAGCGCACGGGCTCATCATCCCGAAACGGCGGTCGGTGGGGTTGACGCCGACCGTAGCGAAGGCGTCAACCGGAGCGATCGAGCACGTTCCGGTCGCGCGCGTGACGAACTTGGCGCGGACGATCGACGAGCTGAAAGAGCGGGGCGTTTGGGTGGCTGGCACCGATGCAGACGCCAAAGATGACTACCGCTTCCTTGACGGCACGATGCCGTTGGCGCTGGTCATCGGCAGCGAGGGAAAAGGCATCAGCCGGTTAGTGCGGGAAAAGTGTGATTTCTTGTTTCGGCTGCCGATGCGGGGGCACGTCACTTCGCTCAACGCTTCTGTCGCCGCCAGTTTGCTCATGTACGAGGTGTACCGAAAGCGGTATCCGCTAGGGGAATAG
- a CDS encoding Mini-ribonuclease 3, giving the protein MAQFETVHDVKQLNGLALAYIGDAVYEVYVRRHLLAMGSVRPHELHRRAIRYVSARAQARVILTLLDEGVLTEEEQAIVRRGRNAKSGTIPKNTDVQTYRHSTAFEALIGYHFLQDNGRRVDELIGRSFAIIEREERALE; this is encoded by the coding sequence ATGGCGCAGTTTGAGACCGTTCATGATGTCAAACAATTAAATGGCTTGGCGCTCGCCTATATTGGCGATGCGGTTTATGAAGTGTACGTGCGCCGCCACTTGCTGGCGATGGGCAGCGTACGGCCGCACGAGCTGCATCGGCGGGCGATCCGCTACGTGTCGGCCCGGGCGCAAGCAAGAGTCATTTTAACCTTGCTTGATGAAGGCGTGTTGACGGAAGAGGAGCAAGCCATCGTCCGCCGCGGCCGCAACGCGAAATCAGGCACGATTCCGAAAAATACGGATGTGCAGACATACCGGCACAGCACCGCGTTCGAAGCGTTGATCGGCTATCATTTTTTACAGGACAACGGCCGGCGGGTCGACGAGTTAATCGGCCGTTCATTTGCGATTATTGAAAGGGAAGAAAGGGCGTTGGAATGA